A window from Solanum stenotomum isolate F172 chromosome 7, ASM1918654v1, whole genome shotgun sequence encodes these proteins:
- the LOC125869907 gene encoding uncharacterized protein LOC125869907 codes for MEGLNDILRTAQIKEWIRGFNAKMNDRQGMAISHLQYADDALIFCGAESFQLKHKLDYAKEHQRGSSLLEQRWESVGTRDTGRDGRLSQPAFGGLYGWKGTRDVSKTRFICRSFQVGREKYHVPWLFVINRKSSEVPMIDVHLRYSGGDLLGVTAKVIDMPHHYIELHPDIGKHFWDPQHWPKHVLARYTWEEQSEIDVASGFYVLLGSGVVLSFILAVYTLQSSRDKLEKFVRETVAETSIPGVVVAKVE; via the exons ATGGAAGGACTAAATGACATACTCAGAACAGCCCAAATAAAAGAATGGATAAGAGGTTTCAATGCCAAGATGAATGATAGACAGGGCATGGCCATATCACATTTACAATATGCCGATGACGCTCTGATTTTTTGTGGTGCAGAGAGCTTCCAACTAAA GCATAAGCTGGACTATGCCAAGGAGCATCAAAGAGGCTCTAGCTTGCTGGAACAGAGATGGGAATCAGTCGGGACTCGGGACACAgggagagatggaagattgtcgCAGCCTGCATTTGGTGGACTTTATGGATGGAAAGGAACCAGAGATGTTTCGAAAACAAGA TTCATCTGCAGATCATTTCAAGTTGGAAGAGAAAAATATCACGTGCCATGGCTGTTTGTGATTAATCGGAAGAGTTCTGAGGTTCCAATGATTGATGTGCATTTG AGGTATTCTGGAGGTGATTTGCTTGGTGTTACTGCTAAGGTCATTGATATGCCTCATCACT ATATTGAACTTCATCCTGATATAGGCAAACACTTTTGGGATCCTCAACACTGGCCAAAGCACGTGCTTGCTAGATATACATG GGAAGAGCAGTCGGAGATAGATGTGGCGTCGGGATTTTATGTTCTCTTGGGGTCAG GGGTTGTGCTTTCCTTCATCCTGGCTGTCTACACTTTGCAGTCGTCTCGAGATAAGTTGGAAAA GTTTGTGAGGGAGACTGTTGCTGAGACCAGCATCCCTGGCGTAGTAGTGGCAAAAGTTGAATGA